The sequence CTCAGTCGGCAATACCAAAGTCGCCTGCCCTGTCTCTCCCGATGGCAACAGCAAATACATCACAGGTTTCTGTTCATTAACTCGATCAATATAATGCCCATAAATTTCTTGCTGCTGTTCGGGACTGGTTAAAAATGCCTTAATTTCGCGATCGCCCTTAGAATTAAGTTCGTCATAAAACCCAACTGCGATCGGCTGTGTCTCTTCTGCTGCTGAGTGACTTTCTCCTGGTCGCAAAAACCAAAATCGAGAACCAGAGCGATCGCGCAGTGCGATCGGATAATCTAATAGTTCTTTGAGGGCTTCAACACGGCTTTTTTCATCACCACTCATAACAGATTTAAACTGTTGAGTCGTAAAGCTTAAAGATTTAATTTTTTCGGATTTAATTGGAGCTTGAACCATAATAATTCTCCATAAAAAAGCACGCAGAATCCCTGTCACGCACTGCCGATAAGTGCGTAAAGACGTGAATATTAGCGGACGGGCGCGGTCTTGGGGGTTTCCACCCAACTAAGCGGTGCAAGCCCCATGAGCGACCCGTTCAAGAAGTTAGTGATTAAATTTCGTTTCGCCTTGATTAAAAGGCTGACAGTTTTAGTTAACTGATTTAGCTAGATAGTTTTCCAGTAACTCATCACCTCGTTTTCCTAACTCTGTAAGCTTTGCCTCAATTAGCTTGAGAGCCATTGGAGAAGGTTGAGAATGACCGTTTTCCCATCGGTTAACCGTTGGCGTAACTACTCCTAATTCAACACTTAGCTGCTGTTGGGTCAGATTGAGCTTCTGTCGAAGCGAACGAATCAACTCACCTACTTGAGGCTGTTTCATCGCGCTGATTTTTATTGACTGCATAGGTGCAATAAAGCTCATTTAAGTTATATTGAGCTTCTATTTATTTATTTGATATATTGTTTGATTTCGTAAACGTTATATTGTCGAATATAGCTGTGATCCCAAGCAGATGTAATCGCGATTTACCCTTAATCTCAATAAAATCTTCAATTATCCGAAATTGAGCTACACATACCAAATGTAGCGGAATATAGCTAACAAATTCTTTAAATTACGTTATTTTAGTTCTATATCTAGCGTCCTATCGAGAAATACCTACAGTACTTTTGTACCTAGTACAAATACTTTTTTAACTCCAATACTTTCCTACTTTAAGATCCACTACAACTGGAATAGAGTAGTCATTCTTGAGCCTAAGATTACTCATTGATGATGAGCTTTAAAATAATCGTGTTTGCGATCGCTAATTTAGAAGCTGCTCAAATCCTTCTCCAGAATCAATTTATCTCACTTAATCATTGGAATTACTAAACCTGCTCTAACGTATTAAGGCGGTTGACTATGTTTTGGTCTGATTAAATTTCGCTATTCGACCAAAATTTTTCTGTTGCTATACAAACGCTTAAATCATTTATTTTGCAATTACAAAAATACAAAAGTTGGCTTACGCCCTCTCAATGAAACCTTGCAATTTACTTGCTCAATCCCTTGATTGCATAACTGTTTGCTATAAATTCAATATAGGAGATCGCCTTCAAGCTGTCGTCTATATCAAGTTAAAATTTTTACAGTACAAATTGATAGAGTCGCCATGCGATCGCGGAGTAGAAGGTTGGCTATAACTTAAGTTAGAATCGGATGCACTGATTTGTTTGAGAGTACACCTGAACACGTCGCGAATGCTTACGATTCGGTAAATACAATGCATAAAAGCAGTTCGTCTAGATTAAATTTAATCTGGACGAACTGCTCAATTTATAGTTGAACCTTAGTCGCTAGCAGTGTAACCAAATCAGCATGAGCTAACACCACATCGGGGTTGTGTTGAAACGCCGCATCATACTTCACAGCAAAGTCATTTCCAGCTTCATCAGGTGTGAGTAGAATCCGAACATCAGCAATGACAGCGATCGCCTCAGAGGTGATAGGCTCATCAGAGTGGATTAACTCATCAGTTTGCACGATCGATTCTGAAAGGCGATGCAACCAGGCAAATTGATCGTGATCGATCGCCAGTTGCAGCAATTCGCTGTTAGAGACCCGTCCGCGCACCTGTTCGTAATGAATACGCTCTGTATCCAACAACAGTTTATGCAAATGCAATAACTTGATGCGTATATCGGTCAGCAGTTGATGTTGGGTAATGCGGTGTTGAAGTGTGTTAAGCATAAATATGTCCCATCCTTCCATTTTGGTAATCGTCGATCGCTTGCAGTATTTCGGCTTCAGTATTCATCACAAAAGGACCATAGCGCACCACAGGTTCATTCAGTGGCACTCCAGCAATCAGCAGTAGATCGAGGGGTTGGGTGGCATCCGCAGGATTAGCGATCGCCACTTCCTCACCATCAGGTGCAAAAATCACCATTTGCCCATCCTCACCCCGTTCCTGCTCAGTGCCAAACAAACCAGACCCATCGAGGACATAGGTAAAGGCGTTGTACTCTTTCGGTACCGATTGAACAATGCTTGCTCCCGGTTGGAGCGTGAAGTGCAGATAGATAATCGGGGTGCGGGTTTCAATCACCGCTTTCGCCCCCAACGATTCTCCCGCAATCACTCGCACTGTCACTGACCCATCTTTGGTCTGAGCCACTGGAATCTGCGCTGACGGAATTTCCTGATAGCGAGGAGCAATCATCTTGTCCCGCTGTGGCAAGTTGACCCAGAGTTGAATGCCGTGCAGTCGCCCACCCGTGCGGGTAAACTCAGCTTCTGGCATTTCGGAATGTACTACGCCTGCTCCAGCGGTCATCCACTGCACATCACCGGGATTGAGCAGTCCGGCATGACCGACCGAGTCCTTGTGTTCCAGCCGTCCATCCAGGACGTAGCTGACGGTTTCAAAGCCACGATGGGGATGATCTGGTGCGCCCTTTGCTTGACCGGGCTTCTGATTCACGGGACCCAATTCATCGAGGAGGAGAAAGGGGTCAAACTCGGAAAAGCTACTCTTGGGAAAAGGACGACGCACCAGGAAGCCGGCTCCTTCAAGCGTTTCTACACTATTAATGATTCCAGCAACGGTTCGGAGTGTTTGAGTTTGAGTTGTCATACAGTTGCCTCCAAGCAAACAGTTTACAAAACTTGTCCTATATATGATTAGTCATATATTAGCATAGAAGTATATAAATTCTATGGGTAGGGCTTGCCCTCCCTGTTCGTTCGGTAAACCGCCTATGTCTCTTGCCCATGTGATTCTGGGTCTGCTCCAACAACAGGAGCGGACAGGCTACGACCTCAAAACCAAGTGCTTTGACGATTGCATTGCCCATCTATGGCCAGCAGATCAGGCACAGATTTATCGGACTTTAGACAAACTGGAGTCACAGGGGTGGATTACCTGTACCGTCGAGATTCAGCACGATCGCCCCAATCGCAAGGTTTATCGAATTACTGAAGCAGGTGAAGTAGAGTTAACCCACTGGCTCCAGACGCATCATCCGTTGCCCGTGTTGCGAGAGCCGTTGCTGGTGCAGCTCTATTTTGCGGCTCAGTTGCCTCACGAGGCGATCGTGGATCTGCTAGAGCAGGAACTGGAAGCACGGCAAGAAAAGCTAGCCCAGTGTGAGGAGATCGAGGCTCTATCTTTGAGTAATCCGACTGCATCGCACGAACAAAAACTGCATCGACTAGTTTTGGACTTAGTGAAGCAACGGGAACAGACTTATTTAGATTGGTTGCAAAAGGCGATCGCAGCAATCCGTAGCCAATCAACGTAAATTCCATTTTCAGATCGAGTTCACGTCTGCCATCACTTCCACGAGCGCCAGACCGTTATAGACTAGGGTATCCGCGATCGCTTGGTCTAAGTCTTGCTTTTGAGTGACTTGTACACCCATGCCACCGCAGATTTCAGCATACTTAGCAAAGCTGGGATTGTGTAAGGAGGTCTGCCACACATCCCATTCCTCGGCTCGCTGTTCCTTGCTGATTTTGCCCAGTTCGCAGTTGTTGAGCAGGATATGGGTAACGTTCATGTTGTATTTCACGGCGGTGGTAAACTCCCCCATATACTGACCAAAGCCGCCATCTCCTGAGACAGAGACAATGGGGCGATGACCTTCGGTCGGTCGGAGACCATCGTGTCCCACAGCGGCCCAGGCTCCCATTGCTCCCAGAAAACCAAAGCCAATCGAACCCAGGTAGCCCGACATCAGCACGGATTGAACACGGCACTCAAAGTATCGTCCAAAGGAATAGGTATTGTTTCCCACATCGACCGAGATCAGGGCGTTTTCAGGAACCTGGCGGGTCATGGCTGCAAAAATCGCCGCCGAATTCACGCTAAATTAAATCAAACGATTATAGATTTAATTAAACCATGATTTTGAGACATAAACGTTAGATTAAAAGGTACATTTAATCCAGACAGTTGTACAGCTTCCTTATTGAGAAACAGATGAAGCCAAGAACAGATAAAGCTTCTTTGCTTTCATGATTAATCCGCCCATAACCAAGCATTATCTTGCTGCTCATGAAAAACTGTAGAAGCGACGATGTAAGTCTCGTACTTGCTCAGCTAAGTCGGGAACTGGACCCTCTACCACGAGGCTTGGAACGACCTCGTTAATGGGTAGACTCCGTACAGGAGATGCTGAAACCCCTAACTCGGCGAGCCAAGTAGACAGTTGCGTGGAAGAACTGATGTACACAATACGTCCTAGCCCAACCCAACCATGAGCGGCAGCACACATCGGACAGTGTTCCCCAGAGGTGAAAACGGTCGACGCTGCTCTTTCCTCGATGGTCATGTTCGCCGCCGCCCAGCGCGCTAGAGCGAACTCTGGATGGCGAGTTTGATCGCCAGAGCCGACATGGTTACGTTCCTCAGCGAGAACGGTTCCGTCGGCAGCGACAAGCACAGAGCCAAATGGCTCGTCTCCTGCCTCCAAAGCTTTGGTTGCCAGTTCTATGCAGCGGTGTAAATTCTGCAACTCAGCGTCGTTAATCATGGAGGTCTCCTAAAATTGTTTCTTACGTTCTCTCAAGCCTCAATCGGACATAATACTAAATCCAATTGGTATAAATATATGCAAAATTAGTCATATTTGAACCAATGAGGCGTTGGTAAATGCGTAATGCTTCATGCAAAAGCAGGGACAGTTTTAAATTTTAGATAATGCAATAGTAAACGAATAGAATATCTGAGAAAAACTAAAGATTTGGAATAGCAAAGCGTTTTTCGATTACTTAATTCATTATCTTAAATTTTGGGATGTCCCTGTTCCTTATGTAGAAAATAATTTTCCTTAAAGAGCGATCGCGAAGCGTAGGCTATGCCTAATCGCTTTTTATTTATCATACCTTCATTTACCAACGCCAAAATTAGTTTTTTAATTTGCAACAGGTGTATCAAATTTCGGATGTTTAATCCAACGTTTGCACACCACCACCGTTGACAAATAACACTTGACCGCTTACCCATGACGATATTGGTGCTGCAAAATAAAGCACTGCACCAGCAATATCTTGCACCTCACCTAGTCGCTGTAGTGGCGTATGTGACAACATTTTTTGCTCCCTTTCTGGTGTCAGCACCGAGGCCAAAGCATCAGTTTTTATCGCTCCTGGTGCTACTGCATTAATTCTTACTTCAGGACCATAATCAAAGGCTAGATTGGCAGTCATATGGTTGATTGCTGCTTTAGATGAAGCATAGGCGCTGATAGCAGGACTTTTGTTTATGGATGACATTGAAGACATACTGATAATCGAGCCATACCCAGACTTTTTCATTTCAGGAGCGCACAGTTGCGACAACCGCCAGGCACTAAATACATTGAGTTGAAAAGTTCGAGCAAAGTCATCTACCGAAATATCTGACGGACTTTCTTTTCCAGCACCGCCACCGCCAACATTGTTGACTAAAATATTTATACCGCCAAATTCATCAACTGTACGCTTGACTAAGTTAGTCAGTTCTTCGTCTTTGGTTACATTGCAGGATACGGCGATCGCTTTTCCGCCTTTTTGCTTAATTTCATCGGCTACTTTTTGAGCATCTTCTGTTTTTAAATCCGCGACTACGATATTAGCACCAGAATCAAAGAGCATCAAACAACAGGCTTTGCCGATGCCGTTCCCGCCTCCAGTAACAATCGCAGTTTTTCCTTCTAAGTTAAATAGTTCTGTATTCATGACATTTGTGTGTTATTTGTGGTTAATTTTGTTCGATTAAATGATCGGCTACGGCTTGATAGGCAGGCAGAGAATAAGGATCGTTAGCAGAATTGGCAGCAATAGGATGGGAAGCGAAACGCACGAGAACCATCTGGGCCGTAGGATCGATGTAAATGGTTTGTCCGTGTATGCCTCGCGCAGCAAATGCACCGCCTTCATTGTTAGTAATCCACCACATATCTCGATAAGACCAGCCTTTCAGCTTGTCATAATCTGACTTGGCGAATTTCTCTTTGCTTCCGCCTTGTTGAATATCTTCGATGACAGTTTGAGGTACAATCTGTTTACCCTGCCAACTTCCTCCAAGGCGAATCATTTCTCCAAAACGCCCCAGATCTCGCAAACCCGCACTTAGTCCGCCTGCGGCAGAAGGTATTGCTAATTCATCTACAGAATAATAGGCATCTTGTTCCATGCCAAGGTTCTGCCAGATTTTTTCCGAAAGTAACTGATTTACTGATTTTCCCGTAGCCCTAGAAATTATCCAGCCCAAGGCATCGGTATTAACGCTTTTATAGCCAAAGGCTTCTCCGTGTTCGCCATCCTTTTGTACCGTTTGTAGGTATTCAAAATAACCAACTGGCCCGTTGTAATTTTCGGGCTTGGGCAGTGGACTTCCCGCGATCGCATATTTCCAGATCTCTGCGTTTGGGTTGGAATAGTCTTCGCTAAATTTTAGAGCGGTGGTCATATCCATTACCTCCCTGACGGTGGCATCGGCAAAGCCAG is a genomic window of Pleurocapsa minor HA4230-MV1 containing:
- a CDS encoding glucose 1-dehydrogenase, whose product is MNTELFNLEGKTAIVTGGGNGIGKACCLMLFDSGANIVVADLKTEDAQKVADEIKQKGGKAIAVSCNVTKDEELTNLVKRTVDEFGGINILVNNVGGGGAGKESPSDISVDDFARTFQLNVFSAWRLSQLCAPEMKKSGYGSIISMSSMSSINKSPAISAYASSKAAINHMTANLAFDYGPEVRINAVAPGAIKTDALASVLTPEREQKMLSHTPLQRLGEVQDIAGAVLYFAAPISSWVSGQVLFVNGGGVQTLD
- a CDS encoding helix-turn-helix domain-containing protein yields the protein MKQPQVGELIRSLRQKLNLTQQQLSVELGVVTPTVNRWENGHSQPSPMALKLIEAKLTELGKRGDELLENYLAKSVN
- a CDS encoding nucleoside deaminase, encoding MINDAELQNLHRCIELATKALEAGDEPFGSVLVAADGTVLAEERNHVGSGDQTRHPEFALARWAAANMTIEERAASTVFTSGEHCPMCAAAHGWVGLGRIVYISSSTQLSTWLAELGVSASPVRSLPINEVVPSLVVEGPVPDLAEQVRDLHRRFYSFS
- a CDS encoding PadR family transcriptional regulator; protein product: MSLAHVILGLLQQQERTGYDLKTKCFDDCIAHLWPADQAQIYRTLDKLESQGWITCTVEIQHDRPNRKVYRITEAGEVELTHWLQTHHPLPVLREPLLVQLYFAAQLPHEAIVDLLEQELEARQEKLAQCEEIEALSLSNPTASHEQKLHRLVLDLVKQREQTYLDWLQKAIAAIRSQST
- a CDS encoding beta-lactamase family protein, with the protein product MKPKNSLLSFSRTSKNLLAIASVLFVVFFIAVNSSAQDNQKKQYLSAGESDPIKMGWMQGFPPPEDKRLKLANGSFFEFPALRYSVAHMRQFMPTVEVSRGIKKPPVPFEYNLDENIDTLTFVPWSEDEEMTWEASLGKNYTDGILILHQGKIIYEKYFAALTEVGKHVAMSVSKSFTGTLAQMLVAEGALDDSKTVAEYVPELENSGFADATVREVMDMTTALKFSEDYSNPNAEIWKYAIAGSPLPKPENYNGPVGYFEYLQTVQKDGEHGEAFGYKSVNTDALGWIISRATGKSVNQLLSEKIWQNLGMEQDAYYSVDELAIPSAAGGLSAGLRDLGRFGEMIRLGGSWQGKQIVPQTVIEDIQQGGSKEKFAKSDYDKLKGWSYRDMWWITNNEGGAFAARGIHGQTIYIDPTAQMVLVRFASHPIAANSANDPYSLPAYQAVADHLIEQN
- a CDS encoding pirin family protein: MTTQTQTLRTVAGIINSVETLEGAGFLVRRPFPKSSFSEFDPFLLLDELGPVNQKPGQAKGAPDHPHRGFETVSYVLDGRLEHKDSVGHAGLLNPGDVQWMTAGAGVVHSEMPEAEFTRTGGRLHGIQLWVNLPQRDKMIAPRYQEIPSAQIPVAQTKDGSVTVRVIAGESLGAKAVIETRTPIIYLHFTLQPGASIVQSVPKEYNAFTYVLDGSGLFGTEQERGEDGQMVIFAPDGEEVAIANPADATQPLDLLLIAGVPLNEPVVRYGPFVMNTEAEILQAIDDYQNGRMGHIYA